The window CTGCTCGTTCTGCCTGTTTGAATCTCTGTTTCTTAAAGTGATTCTTGGCTCAATCACTTAAGAATTCCCAAAGGTGCCCCTTGTTGAATCTTTGTCCTCGATCATTCCTTCTATCATTCCGAACGGTTTTCCGTACAAGGCCATTATCTCTCCGATCTCCACTGTATGGCTGATATCAATCTCTGTTCGATCGCGGTTCTCGGTCGAAGTCCCTTTTAACTCTTTCCACGGGACTGTTAGGATAGACTGAACCGGTTGGAGCCCCAAATTGATCATcatcgaccctgatcttcgactaaTATCgattatgcacgtcggcccaagtgacagctggatactcgatcaaattttgtttcagctgtTGTGAAGCTACGAAACTTCGAGCATTGAGGCCTTGAGTAAAGGCTTCAACAGCCCAATCATCGGTGACCGGTGGCaaatccatccgttccatttggaacTGAGACACacattccctgagcatctcgttgccTTTTTGCCTTACCTTGGAAAGTTCCGATTTTCTTGTGGCTACCTTGATAgccccggcatgtgcctttacaaaagaatctgcaagcatagcgaacaaatcaatagaattaggtggtaaattatggtaccataatGGCGCACGTGTATGATTTTCCCGAACTTCTTCAGCAACACGGactcaatctcatcatcttccaagtcattttcCTTAATGGCGCACGTGTATGAGGTATTGTGCTCGTTTGGATTTGTTGTCCCATTATATTTCGGGATCtcgggcatacggaacttcttggGTATTGGCTTCGGATATGCACTCGGGGGAAAAGGTTTTTGGACAAACTTTTTGAATCGAGTCCTTTCAACATCGGTGGTGCCctcgggatttggtcgaccctggaattataagTTTTCACTTTCTTATCATTTTCCTCGATCCTTTTTTCTCCTGTTTCGATTCGCTTCGTTAGATCCTCAGGCATCTTTATGATAGCAGGATTGGTCTCCGGTTCTCCTCCATTCGATTTCTTTGATACCGATTCGGCTCTATGAACAATTTCTTGCGATGGCTCGATCTCGATCCTGCTTGGCACACGATTCTGATTCTGAAGTTGTGCTATTGCAGCTTTTTGAGTctgcaacatttcgaatatcatTCAAAGGCTAATCCCGCCTTCTCTACCGCCCTATGCGTTTTGATCAGCTGTTCGAGCATATCTGCGGACGCTATTTTCAGGATCGGCACCCAAATTCCCATTAATAGCAATATGGGAGCTGACGTCGATTGGATCCACGACCGGAGATCCATCGGTGTTTACTGGAAGTACTCTATTTTCTTGGGCGGCTATGTTGTCATTCTCGCCATAGAGACCGATGCCATCGTCTATAGGTGTGGGTGCTACTTGAGAGTTTGAGATGTTGATCctggaatcaaagacacttcaaagaacaagcgtaaaattaTGTGTGTTACGAAAAATTGTAccaaacaatcactattatctttagccccacggtaggcgccaaactgttttgCCTTAAAATCGGacaacaattaaacttataagtgattttaaggatatgtgatttcacttggcacaaagTGATAAATGTGAGAATTAATGCTAGGGATTAATTGTAAATAAAGCTAACCAAAATGATGAACAACCACGGCCCTCGAGCTAGATCGCCCTCGAACCAGCTAAGTATGTTAttaaaaagtatggattttaacaATAGAGCTTGcaagagaaaatatgatatattgccTTATTGTGCGTGAATGTATACGTTACAAAAATGATTTAGACCCTCTTTATACAACAGATGAACCCTATTTATGGTATATTTCTAATTACAGAAGTAAATCTCATTATTGGATAAATATACGATCCTAACTCGATATATGCCGAGATTCCCTCCACGATCCTCGCCTGATCACGGATATCTCGGCTTTCCGTTATTCGGCGTAGTTGGCCTCTTTCGATCTTGCTCAATCTCTTTCTCGCTTCGGTCTCGAATTGACCTCGATCCTGATCGGCCAATGATCCACGAGCTTACCAATCCATCTTTGTACCATGTTCCAATATAAATGGGATCGGGCCTTGATCTTCCGTCTCGATTTCGGTTAGTCGTATGAAATTAGGCAAGCCCGATTCTGATCCGTGGGATGTTATATCTAAATATGAATGATAATCGAGGCTTGTAACTCTTGCAAAAAATTGACCATTCATTAAGTAATTAATACTATTAACTAATTAATGAGGAAAAAAATAGATTAGTCGAAATGTTGTCTTATGCATGAGGTTTTAACGTGTGGACTAATAATATTAGCTTGCGCACTAACCATATAAGACTGCATTCGCAGTGGATTAGCGCGTTTGACTTCGGATTAAAAGGTCGCTAGTTCGACTCCCACTGTGGTTGGAGTtgtttgtatttttttgttttgcaattaATAGTTGTTCACTGTAATACGACAAATTCTGCGTTTGCTAAAAAGACCAAGATTATTGTTTGATCTTCGTATCTGTTTCCACATTTTTACCGAACTGTATTGTTTGAATGTTAAAATATCATAATTAAGTTTTAACAACTACAGCATCTTCTTATATTACAAAACAAATTATAATTGAGCTACTTAAGGGACCCAAAATAATTCTAGCACAAAAGATGCATATCTCCCAAAGCACTCTTCCCAGTTTTTGTGCATACTACCTATTACTAGTGGGATCAAATCTGTGTTATACGTGAAAAGAGGAAGAGACAAATGGGTAAAAGAAATGTGATCAAACTTTCCAGATATAAGTGGAATAAAAGTAAAGTTAAAATACATATGTTTCGCGAGAATGCTTTGAGAAAAAACAAAACCTTGTTACAAATAATTATGTAATGGTGGATGTCCATAACTCATAAAGAAGTAATACCCactactcttctccattatctcCGTAACTCCCATTACTCTGTAACTCTCATACTTCCATAACCTCCCCATGATCTCAACGTTTAATGTCATGTTTATGGCATTCTTTTGTATACATCTATGTAatgctataaatagaggatgaGAAGTGACATTGTACACACTTAAAGACTTGATGAAATAAAAAAGctatctcttcttctcttattctatGTACTTATTTTCTTGTTTTACATTGTTATTTTGAGCTTAATTTCTTAACAAATTTATATATTTGTTTCCCAATTAAGAGTCAGAAAAATAGCACCTAGACTCTCTTTGCCGCTAACAGAACCTATTAAGAATGGTAAGTTTTATTTTCCTTTcaggtatatatatatttggcaTGTATATGTTAAGCCAAGAAGACTCAACTTCTCAGAATTTTGCAAGACATGTATTAGTATCTCGATAATCGGAGAAGAGAAAATTCAAGATAATCTCCATTAATACGAATTCTTGCACAATAATCACGACACTCGATCAAAAGTGTAGAAAAAGAAGTGTAGACAGGATCATGCATAAAAGTTGCACGCATAAGGCAAACAAAATAACAAAACTCCAACTTCATAATGCAATAATAGTAGTAATACAAAATATAACATTGCAAAATGGCAAAAATAATGATCCTCAGCTTTGCTCTAACATCACAAACTATCTAAGTTGGATCAATTCAAACCTTAATGGCATACTTTCTAATTGGAAAGTacatctctttcttcttctcccttTCAGTCTTCAAAGATGCCTGCATATTGAACCATGATTAAGTTATTAACATGAAGCAAAGAAGCAAGAGTCTGCGCAGCGAAGAAGAGGTGTAACAAGAGAATCTATTTCTGTgaattcaaaataaatgctcTCAAGTCTCAACATAACAAGTAATCCACTATATAGCAGCTTCAATATTACCATTTAGATAGAGGCTATCGGGTCAGTTCTTGGGaaaaaaccttttaaaacttCAGCGAAATGATCATGCTACGACCATCCAGGTTTAAGCTTATAGTGGCAGCGACATATAATGACGAAAACACTTTTTTCAAAACAAACATGGTTGAAATTCAAATCTTGAATTCGACAAAATATCAATCGTAACATTCCACTAGAATGAAATATTGCAACAATCAAGCAAATACTCATTTCTGAGCAAATCTAATGCAATTTTAACAACTTtctcacccaaaaaaaaaaaaaagcaaaatgagCATGCCGCATCTAGAGCAACTTTTGTGGGTGTGATGATGATTGGTGTAAACACTACGCTGAGCTATTTTCGGAGAGGTCGGAAAACCTGTTGCTAGGTCTATTCCTCTTCTTAGATTTGTATGCTATAGGGAAAAAAGAGGTCTCTATCTCCCCTTATATTTTCTATTCCCTTAATCCAAAGAAACAACAGAGTATTACAAAGGAATATGATCAAAGACATGTGAACATTAAGGAAGCCAAGTTGGGAGGAAGCAATGGATGATATTCAGATCTCTTCACATGTTATTTAAGAATGGTGGTATCCACTAGATACCTGCTAACTTCCACCAGCACAAACACCAGGTAACTCTGCTTAGGCAAATGAAATGAATTACCTATGTTTTTTGGTCTTCTACTGGGAGGTGCTATACAGATAATCAGTAACTATTAAGGGCAACAAGACAAATGTTATTTTTCCTCATTCATGAGATCCACTGTACAACTCGTGAAACACAAATGGCACAAAAGAATCCTTAGAAGATGAAGATGTCTAATAACATTAAACATTTTGATGCATCAAAGAAAATCACATATCAATTCAAGCCTGACAGTGAAATCCTAAGAACCTTTACATATATCTATGAACAACATGGAATTCAATTATCCCTTTCATCAACTATTCGAATGACCAACGAGTGGAACATGTATTACTCCACCAAACAAAAAGCATCAGCTTTAGACCAAAATCGTTTAAAAGATCAGAACAGCATAGTGATAAAAACGAGAAAATTGAAATACCTGATGTTTGGTAAGACGTTTACGAATGGCCCTAGTCTTCTTGGGACGGAGGTCAAGAGGCAAGTACTTCTTGTTCTTATAAGCTTCTCTCAGTGCTGTCTTCTGCTTCTGTGATATCACAGTCAATACTTGTGCTATTGACAACCTCACCACCTTACTGAATCAAACCACATTTCATTTCAGACCATTACTCTCTCCatcacaaagaagaagaaaaattcacaATTTACAGTAACTATTTATATATTCACTACATCCCTTTTAGGTAATATTTTTGACTAGCCACATAGTTATaagaaaaaagacttttgaaccTTGTAGTCTAAAACAAGCCAAAGCCATAGATATTTACGTGACTTCTGCTACTATGGTACTGCATTAACAACCCACATTTCATTTCAGAACATTAATCTCTCCATCATAAAAAAACCCACAATTTACAATAACTATTTATATATTTACTACGTCCCATTTTATGTGACGTTTTATGACCCAGCacagagtaaaaaaaaaaaaaaaaatttagaaaccTGTAGTCTAAAACAAGATAAGACATTTGTGTGACTTCTTCTTCTGTGATACAACATTAACCCACATTTCATTTCTGAACACTAATTTCTAAATATATTAATTTTCATTTGgacaataaaaattaaaagggTAGAAAAGTTTACATTTTGGAGAGTTTGTTAGGGGCACCGCCAGTGACCTTAGCAACACGGAGGAGAGCAAGTTCTGCTTTCAGATCCTTTAACTGAGCCAAAAGCTCAGTCTTTGATTTTCCCCTCAGCTCATGAACTTTGATTCTTGCTAATACAACCAAAACAAAAACTCAATAAAATCGTAAAAAACATAAGAAGTTTAACAAAAGAATTATGGTTTCACTTACCCATTTCTatcacacactctctctctctctctctctctgtgaaGTACTAAACGGCGATGTTAATTATGAGACCTCAGAAACCCTAATAATTGGCAGCTGATAAGAGAACAGAAGGCTGCTGATCTCGCACGTGCCAAGAAAGATATGGGCTTATAAAGTTTTTTAGCCCAATGTGTTATAAATTTGTTGGGCTTTGCTTCTGTGGAATTTGAGGCCCATTCTGGTTCTTTATCTTATGTGACCTTGTGAAAAGTCTTTTTACCACTAGACCTCATTTGAGATGTGAGACACCAAATCTAACATAAATACTctctaaaatttatatatatttcaaaaagAATGTTATAATAATTTTTGATTCAAAGATTCTCATTTTACTCTTAA is drawn from Nicotiana tabacum cultivar K326 chromosome 9, ASM71507v2, whole genome shotgun sequence and contains these coding sequences:
- the LOC107827068 gene encoding large ribosomal subunit protein uL29, which produces MARIKVHELRGKSKTELLAQLKDLKAELALLRVAKVTGGAPNKLSKIKVVRLSIAQVLTVISQKQKTALREAYKNKKYLPLDLRPKKTRAIRKRLTKHQASLKTEREKKKEMYFPIRKYAIKV